In Rutidosis leptorrhynchoides isolate AG116_Rl617_1_P2 chromosome 2, CSIRO_AGI_Rlap_v1, whole genome shotgun sequence, one genomic interval encodes:
- the LOC139891697 gene encoding cytochrome P450 76T24-like translates to MNLNLKHRIYVTMINYWSWWWEVDNDKDKLARTILTILVPLLVLIWYKWTSRYTQKRRSRLPPGPHGLPIVGYIPFLSSNLHERFTDMSHKYGPIFSLWLGSNLHVVVNSIELAKIVARELDQTFANRNPPLTALTITYGALDVAWSNNSAYWRNMRKILVSHVMSNENLDACRGFRTEEVRKAIRNVYCKIGTKLDINEIAFDTELSVLTKMLWGCSKDSSHIGAGFREVEFKIIELIGASNISDFIPILSWFDLQGRQKEMQKLKDHLDRIFDNLIDERIDNGSPGKLEGEVEVDKRKDFLQIMLELRKQNPTTFNIDQIKALLVDILVAATDTTSTMVEWVMTEILNNPGVKTKVQEELTDVIGMNIVEESHLHKLTYLDAVVKETFRLHPPLPLLIQRCPDESCIVDGYTIPKGTTVYINVWAIHRDPKNWANPLGFKPERYLNGKWDYNGNNLKFLPFGVGRRICPGIPLGEKMLMYILASLLHSFDWSMPNNKEFEISDEFGFVTKKRKPLIAIPSQRLSDANLYL, encoded by the exons ATGAACCTAAATTTGAAACATAGAATTTATGTCACCATGATCAACTACTGGTCATGGTGGTGGGAAGTCGACAACGATAAAGATAAGCTTGCTCGCACGATTCTCACTATACTAGTTCCACTACTTGTACTTATATGGTACAAGTGGACTTCACGGTATACGCAAAAACGAAGGTCCCGGTTGCCACCAGGCCCACACGGCCTACCGATTGTAGGATACATTCCATTTCTTAGCTCCAACTTACATGAAAGATTTACTGATATGTCTCACAAATACGGCCCAATATTTAGTTTGTGGCTTGGAAGTAACCTTCATGTTGTGGTTAACTCCATTGAACTAGCGAAAATTGTGGCACGTGAACTAGACCAGACGTTTGCTAACCGCAATCCTCCACTCACAGCGCTTACTATTACTTATGGTGCGCTTGATGTTGCTTGGTCTAACAATAGTGCATATTGGCGTAATATGCGTAAAATTTTAGTTAGTCATGTCATGAGTAATGAAAATCTTGATGCTTGTCGGGGTTTTCGAACAGAAGAAGTAAGAAAAGCGATTAGGAATGTTTATTGTAAGATTGGGACTAAGTTAGATATAAATGAAATTGCTTTTGATACAGAGCTTAGTGTTTTGACAAAAATGTTATGGGGTTGTAGTAAGGATTCAAGTCATATTGGAGCTGGGTTTAGGGAAGTTGAGTTCAAGATTATTGAGTTAATAGGCGCATCAAATATATCTGATTTTATTCCTATCTTATCATGGTTTGATCTACAAGGAAGGCAGAAAGAAATGCAGAAGTTAAAGGACCATCTTGATAGGATTTTCGACAACTTAATTGACGAAAGAATTGATAATGGTAGTCCCGGAAAATTGGAGGGAGAAGTTGAGGTAGATAAAAGGAAGGACTTTTTGCAAATCATGTTGGAGCTTAGAAAGCAGAATCCGACGACGTTTAACATCGATCAAATAAAGGCCTTGCTAGTC GACATCTTGGTTGCAGCAACAGACACAACATCGACGATGGTGGAATGGGTGATGACCGAGATTTTGAATAATCCAGGTGTAAAGACAAAAGTACAAGAAGAGTTAACAGATGTTATTGGTATGAACATCGTTGAAGAATCACATTTGCACAAATTAACATATTTGGATGCAGTCGTCAAGGAGACCTTCAGGCTACACCCTCCACTTCCTCTGTTAATCCAAAGATGTCCAGATGAATCTTGCATTGTCGACGGGTACACTATTCCAAAGGGTACTACTGTCTATATTAACGTTTGGGCCATCCATCGAGATCCCAAGAATTGGGCCAACCCATTAGGGTTCAAGCCCGAGAGATACTTGAACGGAAAATGGGATTACAACGGCAATAATTTGAAGTTTTTACCATTTGGAGTAGGGAGAAGAATATGCCCAGGAATCCCACTTGGGGAGAAAATGTTGATGTATATATTGGCATCACTCTTGCATTCTTTTGACTGGAGTATGCCTAATAATAAGGAGTTTGAGATTTCAGATGAATTTGGATTTGTGACGAAGAAACGAAAGCCATTAATAGCTATTCCCTCTCAAAGATTATCTGATGCCAACCTCtatttatga